The proteins below come from a single Aegilops tauschii subsp. strangulata cultivar AL8/78 chromosome 6, Aet v6.0, whole genome shotgun sequence genomic window:
- the LOC109757413 gene encoding transcription factor MYB93 — MGRSPCCDENGLKKGPWTSEEDQKLTDYIEKHGHGSWRALPKLAGLNRCGKSCRLRWTNYLRPDIKRGKFTPEEEQTILQLHSVLGNKWSAIAKHLPGRTDNEIKNFWNTHLKKKLIQMGFDPMTHRPRTDFLAALPQLIALANLRQLVEQRPWDDQSASQLQADAVQAAKLEYLQCLLQSAAAIATSPSSSSINTSPTELEQIGLLSPSQMSSLSSLSSPRILEGVNGQDLVTWQVPDIQIPSSSFFEHEQPIINGTNQNSDYSANGGEGEKLLLLSEDSLPPLADFPISNLGDACSTSSCEAVGNSTQLPIWSDSFYDEFMSEFA; from the exons ATGGGGAGGTCTCCTTGCTGCGACGAGAATGGCCTCAAGAAGGGGCCTTGGACATCTGAAGAGGACCAGAAGCTCACGGACTACATCGAGAAGCATGGCCATGGGAGCTGGAGAGCACTGCCCAAGCTTGCAG GACTCAACAGGTGTGGCAAGAGCTGCAGGCTGAGATGGACCAACTACCTGAGGCCTGATATCAAGAGAGGAAAGTTCACACCCGAGGAAGAGCAGACCATCCTCCAGCTCCACTCGGTCCTCGGCAACAA GTGGTCAGCCATCGCGAAGCACCTCCCCGGGCGGACCGACAACGAGATCAAGAACTTCTGGAACACCCACCTGAAGAAGAAGCTCATCCAGATGGGCTTCGACCCGATGACGCACCGACCGAGGACCGACTTCCTCGCCGCGCTGCCACAGCTCATCGCACTAGCCAACCTCCGCCAGCTCGTGGAGCAGCGCCCATGGGACGACCAAAGCGCCAGCCAGCTGCAGGCCGATGCAGTCCAGGCAGCAAAGCTCGAGTACTTGCAGTGCCTGCTTCAGTCCGCAGCAGCCATTGCGACTAGTCCCAGCTCCAGCAGCATCAACACCAGCCCCACTGAGCTGGAGCAAATCGGCCTACTGAGTCCTTCGCAGATGTCTTCCTTGTCTTCGCTGTCGTCTCCAAGGATCCTGGAGGGTGTCAATGGCCAAGACTTGGTAACTTGGCAAGTGCCTGACATCCAGATACCTAGTAGCTCATTCTTCGAACATGAACAGCCTATCATCAATGGTACCAACCAGAACTCAGATTATAGTGCAAATGGCGGTGAGGGGGAGAAACTGCTGCTCCTGTCAGAGGACTCCCTTCCGCCACTTGCCGACTTCCCTATTTCCAACCTCGGCGATGCTTGCAGCACCTCAAGTTGTGAGGCTGTGGGCAACAGCACCCAGCTCCCTATTTGGTCTGACTCATTTTATGACGAGTTCATGAGCGAGTTTGCATGA